One genomic window of Dunckerocampus dactyliophorus isolate RoL2022-P2 chromosome 7, RoL_Ddac_1.1, whole genome shotgun sequence includes the following:
- the irx4a gene encoding iroquois-class homeodomain protein IRX-4a, protein MSYPQFGYPYSSAPQFLMTSNSLTTCCESTGRSIADSGVAASGQTPVYCPVYESRLLATARHELSSAALGVYGSPYTGTQGYGNYVTYGTDASAFYSLGTFDTKDATASAHAGITQATAYYPYDPTLGQYQYDRYGSMDGGPRRKNATRETTSTLKAWLQEHRKNPYPTKGEKIMLAIITKMTLTQVSTWFANARRRLKKENKMTWPPRNKGSEEKRYDDDDDGSQEEQIKSESNENDSRGRSSKDLQLSDLEDFDTLESESSECELKHRYHMNPHMTTTGDCPTEHLIKDVSMKITGPVSLAGEQDLSKSCLKTNQEDFQTESRAQPKSCYNQQPQHHILDGKPRIWSLAQTATSLVQTEYPSCMLRCQPPPSSSSSLSPPPAATSPATGPEHRQDSPVTTLRNWVDGVFHDPLFRHSTLSQALTHTTVSWSSNATKGSLLDAEKSSLGILQQEGSKDSAMTFPKTLNKLFCS, encoded by the exons ATGTCATATCCACAATTTGGATATCCCTATTCGTCTGCTCCACAA TTCCTGATGACAAGCAACTCTCTGACCACTTGCTGCGAGTCTACCGGCAGATCCATCGCCGACTCCGGAGTGGCTGCGTCCGGCCAGACGCCGGTCTACTGCCCGGTGTATGAGAGCCGGCTGCTGGCCACCGCCAGGCATGAGCTCAGCTCGGCCGCTCTGGGCGTGTACGGGAGCCCCTACACGGGCACTCAAGGATACGGCAACTACGTTACATACGGCACGGACGCCTCTGCTTTCTACTCGCTG GGTACATTTGATACAAAAGATGCCACCGCCTCTGCACATGCAGGGATAACCCAAGCGACAGCCTACTACCCTTACGATCCGACCTTAGGACAGTATCAGTATGACAG ATATGGCTCCATGGATGGAGGACCAAGGCGGAAGAATGCCACACGTGAGACAACCAGCACCCTGAAGGCCTGGCTGCAGGAACATAGGAAAAACCCATACCCAACCAAAGGCGAGAAGATCATGCTGGCCATCATCACCAAGATGACTCtgacgcaggtgtccacgtGGTTCGCCAATGCCAGGAGGAGGCTGAAGAAAGAGAACAAGATGACATGGCCGCCCAGGAATAAGGGCTCAGAGGAAAAGCGATAtgacgacgatgatgacggCTCCCAGGAGGAGCAGATAAAAAGTGAAAGTAATGAAAATG ACAGTCGAGGTCGATCTAGTAAAGATCTCCAGCTGAGCGATCTGGAAGACTTTGACACTCTAGAGTCAGAGAGTTCGGAGTGTGAGTTGAAGCACAGATACCACATGAACCCTCACATGACGACAACAGGCGACTGCCCCACGGAGCACCTCATCAAGGACGTGTCCATGAAAATCACCGGTCCCGTTTCCCTCGCAGGGGAGCAGGACTTGAGCAAAAGTTGCCTCAAAACGAACCAGGAAGATTTCCAGACGGAGAGCAGAGCGCAGCCAAAGTCTTGTTACAACCAACAACCGCAGCACCACATATTAGACGGAAAGCCACGGATCTGGTCTTTGGCACAGACCGCGACCTCCTTGGTCCAGACTGAGTACCCGTCCTGTATGCTGCGGTGCCAACCaccgccctcctcctcctcctccctcagcCCGCCACCCGCTGCTACCTCACCCGCCACCGGCCCGGAACACAGGCAGGACTCGCCCGTCACCACACTGAGGAACTGGGTGGACGGGGTCTTCCACGACCCCTTGTTTAGGCACAGCACTTTGAGCCAGGCCCTGACCCACACCACCGTCTCTTGGAGCAGCAACGCCACCAAAGGATCCCTCCTAGATGCGGAGAAGAGCAGCCTCGGGATTCTGCAGCAGGAGGGATCCAAAGACAGTGCCATGACATTCCCCAAAACTCTGAACAAACTCTTCTGTTCGTAA